In a single window of the Danio rerio strain Tuebingen ecotype United States chromosome 20, GRCz12tu, whole genome shotgun sequence genome:
- the LOC141379319 gene encoding uncharacterized protein, whose translation MEVEVGVKIESSQSQKQMQQFKERPRNYSNNKKDKVKAKRKKKRESKFASFIRLALRWFCFSPREELLSLSSSDDYEMYQIIVKEEEVKEIMQEEVVKKKKEVMVTVKKEKVTTKEEKTNEEKAKESGEEKVVEKKEKRKKDTSIGLSEEEFLRGKMKRVEEEEEEMNLKERVARRLTVEKIFIEQIQEEDKVKAEGEKNEENIKYIGEEEEKKNSEKEKVKKKRRRRRPRKNCRVEEEKMEGKESEEVENYIEEKEQNNGTEKEEEKVKKRRRRRRPRKNCRVEEEEMEGKENEEVENYIEEKEQNNGTEKEEENVKKRRRRRRPRKKLQGGGGGDGRKGK comes from the exons ATGGAAGTCGAAGTTGGTGTGAAGATTGAGAGCTCCCAGAGCCAGAAACAAATGCAGCAGTTTAAAGAAAGGCCTAGAAATTACTCTAATA atAAGAAGGACAAAGTGAAAGCaaagagaaagaagaaaaggGAAAGCAAGTTTGCTTCTTTCATCAGACTTGCTTTACGATGGTTTTGCTTCTCTCCTCGTGAGGAGCTGCTCTCACTTTCCTCCTCTGATG attatgAGATGTATCAGATAATTGTGAAAGAGGAAGAAGTGAAGGAGATAATGCAGGAGGAGGTGGTAAAGAAGAAGAAGGAGGTGATGGTGACTGTGAAGAAAGAGAAAGTTACCACCAAGGAAGAGAAGACCAATGAGGAGAAAGCGAAGGAAAGTGGGGAAgagaaggtggtggagaaaaaggaaaaaagaaagaaagataccaGCATTGGACTGTCAGAGGAGGAGTTTTTGAGAGGGAAAATGAagagggtggaggaggaggaagaggagatgaACTTGAAGGAACGCGTAGCCAGAAGGCTAACGGTGGAAAAGATTTTCATTGAGCAAATACAGGAAGAGGACAAGGTGAAAGCTGAGGGGGAGAAAAATGAGGAGAATATAAAATACATtggggaggaggaggagaagaagaactcagagaaagagaaagtgaagaaaaagagGAGGAGGCGGCGGCCAAGAAAAAACTGCAGGGTGGAAGAGGAGAAGATGGAAGGAAAGGAAAGTGAGGAGGTGGAGAATTACATTGAGGAGAAAGAGCAAAATAATGGCACtgaaaaggaggaggagaaggtgaagaaaaggaggaggaggaggcggcCCAGAAAAAACTGcagggtggaggaggaggagatggAAGGAAAGGAAAATGAGGAGGTGGAGAATTACATTGAGGAGAAAGAGCAAAATAATGGCACTGAAAAGGAGGAAGAGAATGtgaagaaaaggaggaggaggaggcggcCCAGAAAAAAACTGcagggtggaggaggaggagatggaaggaaaggaaagtga